In a single window of the Gadus chalcogrammus isolate NIFS_2021 chromosome 20, NIFS_Gcha_1.0, whole genome shotgun sequence genome:
- the si:ch211-199f5.1 gene encoding protocadherin-8 has translation MMRVNFIGWHWWILLSSIQQMLFVSVSGTEGNTIRYQTNEEDGPGTVIGNLAKDMSLSLSHASRTNFRMMKQFNDSHIRVRESDGELTVGERVDRERTCRHSPVCLIEFDVVNFSKERYKLIHVQVEVKDINDNSPEFPYKESVVEISESAAVGSRVPLDPAMDADVGSNYIQSYQVSVNSHFSIDVQQRADGVKYAELVLMKELDREVQSSYVVELVATDGGNPSRTGSTKITIKVTDFNDNSPVFDQNSFSVSLPEDSPVGTVILDLNAVDADEGSNGEVVYGFGKQVPFEIRELFKVDDRTGRLTLQRPVDFEEKATYEVDVQASDLGPNPTPSVCRIIIRVKDVNDNAPEISITPMTSTSTGVAFISEAAERDSLVALISTLDRDSGVNGQVHCTLYGHDHFKLKQAHEDSYMIVTAAALDRERIGEYNLTVMAEDFGSPPLRRILQYTIRLTDENDNAPHFSKPVYEVSVLENNAPGAFITTVEARDADLGNNGKITYRLLDGVLMGSPVNTFVSLNSVTGSIYALRSFNYEVMKVFEIHVQASDGGLPQLQTRALIRLRVLDQNDNLPTIIQPVLYKGSAEVFLPRDAAAGYGVTQVKAVDADEGANAQLSYRITEGGHLGFSINRATGRLHASRQLAYDLSDVARVTVAVSDNGAPALTATATLLLSFVEGPVPSAPPPGQAGGAEASLEWDTSVAIIVVLAGSCSLLLLAILLITTSCSRRRKEKGRGGYSTLPGYGKETLRPITIWKGNSFTTISARDPQISGKDSGKGDSDFNDSDSDISGDVHKKDSLPTHSESGLWACTSECKVLGHSDRCWSPSASRPNTGLATAPHLSTFASRTASLPRDARRENYYPAHLPKPHALQSVYEKVQHQEFDYILVGPPTPARIQETDEISIPEYLHS, from the exons ATGATGCGGGTTAACTTTATCGGCTGGCACTGGTGGATCTTACTGAGCTCGATTCAACAAATGTTATTCGTCTCGGTGTCCGGGACCGAGGGGAACACCATCCGGTACCAGACCAACGAGGAGGACGGCCCGGGCACGGTGATCGGGAACCTGGCCAAGGACATGTCCTTGAGTTTGTCCCACGCGTCCAGGACCAATTTCAGGATGATGAAACAGTTCAACGACTCGCACATCAGGGTGCGGGAGAGCGACGGGGAGCTGACTGTGGGGGAGCGCGTAGACCGGGAGCGGACCTGCCGCCACTCGCCAGTCTGCCTCATAGAGTTCGACGTGGTCAATTTCTCCAAAGAGCGCTACAAGCTGATCCACgtgcaggtggaggtgaaggacaTTAACGACAACTCCCCCGAGTTCCCCTACAAGGAGTCCGTGGTGGAGATCTCGGAGAGCGCGGCCGTGGGGTCCCGCGTGCCTCTGGACCCCGCCATGGACGCGGACGTGGGCTCAAATTACATCCAGAGCTACCAGGTCTCCGTCAACAGCCACTTCTCTATTGACGTGCAGCAGAGAGCGGATGGGGTTAAATATGCGGAATTGGTGCTAATGAAAGAGCTGGACCGTGAGGTCCAGTCCTCCTacgtggtggagttggtggccACGGACGGCGGGAACCCGTCCAGGACCGGCTCCACCAAGATCACCATCAAAGTCACGGACTTCAACGACAACAGCCCGGTGTTCGACCAGAACAGCTTCTCGGTGAGTCTGCCCGAGGACTCCCCCGTGGGGACCGTCATACTGGATCTTAACGCGGTGGACGCGGACGAAGGGTCGAACGGGGAGGTGGTGTACGGCTTCGGGAAGCAGGTGCCCTTCGAGATCAGGGAACTTTTCAAAGTGGACGATAGAACGGGTCGTCTGACGCTCCAGCGCCCGGTGGACTTCGAGGAAAAGGCGACCTACGAGGTCGACGTGCAAGCGTCCGACCTCGGCCCTAACCCGACCCCCTCCGTGTGCCGGATTATCATTCGCGTGAAGGACGTGAACGACAACGCGCCCGAGATCAGCATCACCCCGATGACCTCAACGTCCACGGGTGTCGCGTTCATCAGCGAGGCGGCCGAGCGGGACAGCCTGGTGGCGCTCATCAGCACCCTGGACAGGGACTCGGGCGTCAACGGCCAGGTGCACTGCACACTCTACGGCCACGACCACTTCAAGCTTAAACAGGCGCACGAGGACAGTTATATGATCGTCACGGCGGCCGCGCTCGACCGCGAGCGCATCGGGGAGTACAACCTGACGGTGATGGCGGAGGACTTCGGGTCCCCGCCGTTACGGAGGATCCTCCAGTACACCATCCGGCTGACGGACGAGAACGACAACGCCCCCCACTTCAGTAAGCCCGTGTACGAGGTGTCGGTTCTGGAGAACAACGCGCCCGGCGCCTTCATCACCACGGTAGAGGCCCGGGACGCCGACCTGGGCAACAACGGTAAGATCACGTACCGGCTTCTGGACGGCGTGCTCATGGGCTCGCCGGTCAACACCTTCGTGTCGCTCAACTCCGTGACGGGCTCCATCTACGCCCTGCGGAGCTTCAACTACGAGGTGATGAAGGTGTTTGAGATCCACGTGCAGGCCAGCGACGGCGGCCTGCCCCAACTGCAGACCCGCGCCCTGATCCGGCTGCGGGTCCTGGACCAGAACGACAACCTGCCCACCATCATCCAGCCCGTGCTCTACAAGGGCTCCGCCGAGGTCTTCCTGCCCCGCGACGCGGCGGCGGGCTACGGCGTCACGCAGGTGAAGGCGGTGGACGCGGACGAGGGCGCCAACGCGCAGCTGTCCTACCGCATCACCGAGGGGGGCCACCTGGGGTTCTCCATCAACCGGGCCACGGGCCGCCTGCACGCCAGCCGCCAGCTGGCCTACGACCTCTCCGACGTCGCCCGGGTGACGGTAGCCGTGAGCGACAACGGTGCGCCCGCGctcaccgccaccgccacgctGCTGCTCAGCTTCGTGGAGGGGCCCGTgcccagcgccccccccccggggcagGCGGGCGGCGCCGAGGCCTCCCTGGAGTGGGACACCTCGGTGGCCATCATCGTGGTGCTGGCGGGGAGCTGCTCACTGCTGCTGCTCgccatcctcctcatcaccacctcgtgcagccgccgccgcaaggagaaggggaggggg GGCTACTCCACGCTCCCGGGCTACGGGAAGGAGACGCTGCGGCCCATTACCATATGGAAGGGCAACTCCTTCACCACCATCTCCGCCCGCGACCCGCAGATCAGCGGCAAGGACAGCGGCAAGGGGGACAGCGACTTCAACGACAGCGACTCTGACATCAGCGGCGACGTGCACAAGAAGGACTCCCTGCCCACACACAGTGAGTCC g GTCTGTGGGCGTGCACCAGCGAGTGTAAGGTCCTGGGCCACTCAGACCGCTGTTGGAGCCCCTCCGCCAGCCGGCCCAACACCGGCCTGGCCACGGCGCCGCACCTCTCCACCTTCGCCTCCAGGACGGCCTCGCTGCCCCGCGACGCGCGGCGGGAGAACTACTACCCCGCCCACCTGCCCAAGCCCCATGCGCTGCAGAGCGTCTACGAGAAGGTGCAGCACCAGGAGTTCGACTACATCCTAGTGGGCCCACCCACGCCTGCACGCATACAGGAGACGGACGAGATATCCATCCCCGAGTATTTACACTCGTGA